A single Xenopus laevis strain J_2021 chromosome 3S, Xenopus_laevis_v10.1, whole genome shotgun sequence DNA region contains:
- the LOC108705468 gene encoding G-protein coupled receptor 61: protein MQKSENTGSPVTRVGMEELYLHIQPLNSSGNISSQTLSRLKDTQSALLHSSTPQYIGLFFMIILDMVALAGNVAVAVVIIKTPRLRKFLFVIHLCVIDTLAALTVMPLGIMESTLSMRYEDSFCQSYASLEVCFNSASILTISAINIERYYYIVHPMAYEVKMTLRLAISVLVFIWIQSSLTSIVPFLGFTHVDGTNPNNASLMNVTHCSMQRNLGHYRKAFVTFFLIMYFIVPLLIILTVYCNVFKVARIAALQQGPLPSWAGSPRQRSNSNGSQTNIMTGIRSHLVSSNRTVGGAKAAFTLIVTGGQFIMCWLPYFVFHVHSALRTDYNVEDKWENIVRWLAYTTFTVNPLFYGCLNRQIRAELTQIPKCFLKQSLDEELGLSSREGSEEENFLQFLQRTSCVVDRRNSFPTSSTSKLLVNQSTLSFRIPGQILEETPELLEQDSKVEFKSRQK from the coding sequence ATGCAGAAGAGTGAAAACACTGGCTCCCCTGTTACCAGGGTAGGAATGGAGGAATTGTATTTACATATTCAGCCTCTTAATAGCAGTGGAAATATATCATCTCAGACCTTATCCCGACTCAAAGACACTCAAAGTGCACTGCTTCATAGTAGCACGCCACAGTATATAGGGCTGTTTTTCATGATTATTCTGGATATGGTTGCATTGGCTGGAAATGTGGCAGTTGCTGTTGTGATTATTAAAACACCCAGACTTCGGAAATTCCTATTTGTTATACACCTTTGTGTTATAGATACATTGGCAGCCCTTACAGTTATGCCGCTGGGTATTATGGAAAGTACACTAAGCATGAGATACGAAGATTCCTTCTGTCAATCATATGCTTCATTGGAGGTTTGCTTTAACAGTGCATCCATCCTTACCATCTCTGCTATAAACATAGAACGCTATTACTACATAGTTCACCCAATGGCATATGAAGTGAAGATGACTTTACGTCTGGCAATCTCAGTCTTGGTGTTTATTTGGATTCAATCATCTTTGACATCTATCGTACCCTTTCTTGGATTTACACATGTGGATGGTACCAACCCCAACAATGCTAGCCTTATGAATGTTACTCACTGCTCAATGCAGAGGAATTTAGGACACTACAGGAAAGCATTTGTGACATTCTTtcttataatgtattttattgtgcCTCTTCTTATCATACTGACTGTTTATTGCAATGTCTTTAAAGTGGCACGAATAGCAGCTCTACAGCAAGGGCCATTACCCTCATGGGCAGGAAGTCCACGTCAAAGATCTAACTCTAATGGAAGTCAAACAAATATTATGACAGGTATTAGATCACACCTAGTATCATCAAACAGAACTGTCGGGGGTGCCAAGGCTGCCTTTACTCTTATAGTAACTGGGGGTCAATTTATTATGTGTTGgttgccttattttgtttttcatgtgcACAGTGCTTTAAGGACTGATTACAATGTAGAGGACAAGTGGGAAAACATAGTAAGATGGCTTGCATACACAACATTCACTGTAAATCCCCTGTTTTATGGCTGTCTAAACAGACAAATAAGAGCTGAGCTCACTCAGATACCAAAGTGCTTCCTAAAACAGTCTCTTGATGAAGAGCTTGGACTTTCCAGCCGTGAGGGCTCAGAAGAGGAAAACTTCCTCCAATTTCTTCAGCGGACTAGTTGTGTGGTGGATAGAAGGAACAGTTTTCCTACATCTTCAACTTCTAAGTTACTTGTTAACCAAAGCACCCTTAGTTTCAGAATACCAGGGCAAATTTTGGAGGAAACACCAGAGCTATTGGAACAAGATTCTAAGGTAGAGTTCAAaagcagacaaaaataa